One stretch of Geoalkalibacter ferrihydriticus DSM 17813 DNA includes these proteins:
- a CDS encoding phospholipase A encodes MFKIFWMFVVLCGLLSASFALADEDLEPAQEKYLQYDDLFSLYQTHADNFSAYQPIYGLIGTNPEKSSFQISFKYRPLNPQGSWVQARPWLQRVFLAYTQTTFYDLKEASTPFEDTSYKPEIFFITENLDSRPQSMQGFFIKTGLQHESNGRGGDMSRSTNFLYVRPMTIFYSEDSGLGLMLAARAWTYVNNSRDHNPDLHRYRGYFELETKLGKDDFIVVGAKLRWASQGASVQVDATYPLHRLVSGNLDLFFHVQYVNALAENLLDYQSRTESLRLGLALVR; translated from the coding sequence GTGTTCAAAATCTTTTGGATGTTTGTGGTCTTGTGCGGCCTGCTGTCTGCGAGTTTCGCTTTGGCGGATGAGGACTTAGAGCCAGCGCAGGAAAAATATTTGCAATACGACGATCTGTTTTCCCTCTATCAGACGCACGCCGACAATTTCAGCGCCTACCAGCCCATTTACGGACTGATCGGCACCAATCCGGAAAAAAGTTCTTTTCAGATCAGCTTCAAATATCGGCCCCTCAACCCACAAGGCTCCTGGGTGCAGGCCCGGCCTTGGCTACAGAGGGTTTTTCTTGCCTATACGCAAACCACTTTCTATGACCTGAAAGAGGCTTCGACGCCTTTTGAGGACACCAGTTACAAGCCGGAAATTTTTTTTATCACGGAAAATCTTGATTCCCGGCCCCAATCGATGCAGGGCTTTTTCATCAAGACCGGTCTTCAACATGAATCCAATGGCCGCGGCGGCGACATGTCGCGCAGCACCAATTTTCTCTATGTCCGCCCCATGACCATTTTCTACAGCGAGGATTCCGGCCTGGGCCTCATGCTGGCTGCGCGGGCCTGGACCTACGTGAACAACTCCCGCGACCATAACCCTGACTTGCACCGCTATCGCGGATACTTCGAACTGGAAACCAAGCTCGGCAAAGACGATTTCATCGTGGTCGGCGCCAAGCTGCGCTGGGCAAGCCAGGGCGCTTCCGTACAGGTCGATGCCACCTATCCACTGCATCGCCTGGTGTCGGGCAACCTGGATCTGTTTTTTCATGTTCAGTATGTCAATGCCCTGGCCGAAAATCTGCTGGATTACCAGTCGCGCACCGAGTCGCTGCGCCTGGGCCTGGCCCT
- a CDS encoding S1 RNA-binding domain-containing protein yields the protein MIELGRINVLKIRTIDENGAWFESDQVRILLPAREVPAAATPGAELAVFVYLNSEGLPVATLKHPKAQVGEFALLQVSQVTKHGAFLDWGLDKELLVPYSEQPERMRAGRKYLVKVCLDDRSRVVATARVDKCLDEAPADLQIGDEVDALLWDFTDLGVKVIINDLFSGLLYRDEIRGGMKRGQRLKAYVRNIRDDGKVDVTLRRGGAQGAREDRDILLEALTRQGFLPLHDQSSPQDIRQSLGMSKKAFKKAVGGLYKEGLVELAAEGVRLKEPPRRVPGA from the coding sequence ATGATCGAACTTGGTCGCATCAACGTACTGAAAATCCGCACTATCGACGAGAACGGCGCCTGGTTTGAGAGCGACCAAGTGCGCATTCTGCTGCCGGCGCGCGAAGTGCCCGCCGCCGCGACCCCGGGCGCTGAGCTGGCGGTGTTCGTCTATCTCAATTCCGAGGGTCTACCGGTCGCGACCCTGAAACATCCCAAAGCCCAGGTCGGCGAGTTTGCCCTGTTGCAGGTGAGTCAAGTCACCAAACACGGGGCCTTTCTCGACTGGGGTCTCGACAAGGAGCTGCTGGTCCCCTACAGCGAGCAGCCGGAACGCATGCGCGCGGGCCGCAAATATCTGGTCAAGGTATGTCTCGATGACCGCAGCCGGGTCGTTGCCACCGCGCGCGTCGATAAGTGCCTGGACGAAGCGCCCGCCGATCTGCAGATCGGGGACGAGGTGGATGCGCTGCTCTGGGATTTCACCGATCTTGGCGTCAAGGTCATCATCAACGATCTTTTCTCTGGATTGCTGTACCGCGATGAGATTCGCGGCGGTATGAAACGCGGCCAGCGACTCAAAGCCTATGTGCGCAACATTCGCGACGACGGCAAGGTTGATGTCACTCTGCGCCGTGGCGGCGCGCAAGGCGCCCGGGAAGATCGGGATATTCTGCTCGAAGCGCTGACCCGGCAGGGGTTTTTACCCCTGCACGATCAGAGTTCGCCGCAGGATATCCGCCAGTCTCTGGGGATGAGCAAGAAAGCCTTCAAAAAAGCCGTGGGCGGACTCTACAAAGAGGGCTTGGTCGAGCTGGCTGCTGAAGGCGTGCGGCTGAAAGAACCGCCCCGCCGGGTGCCGGGAGCTTGA
- a CDS encoding gamma-glutamylcyclotransferase has product MRRFLNPKVHPRARELFRSHLANRSFAALLFEYVCLLALLSVIGAGVEALLRSPADPSALIHQSLAHFAFLVGGEAPASAQGALWGFLRLLLHTVLLGGLVFKLLLTRQVFVFRHKVSIFYDAQQRAWMLAIRLYNASRLQVRDASFAAYLRVPFVRDGEQLIRNPPLTIATPKNKWHFALPFVPYTVKLRLEDTDVLCHPEGPQLVAIQGTQVRPENFDPAGETFLVLCVEGRCPQTGQNISESFWARMTDAHEKSRLSWGRPAGVQTTPGKKPRSTGSKPKSWKGWPEFEKNRRGQCLGYVLGYGSLVDPADTWRLLCGFDLMHEKPVWHELSGFRLTWNVAMDNSADLSDYKYYVEPGSEVRPDVCITYLNLEPDKAATTCGLAVPVCAALLEHLDQRERNYQRTEVGRMARQGGAVPIWAYLAKEESRARFEKAAACGKAVIVQSYREKVESGYAAHGEQRLAQYRQAAKHSLRVLDLELRRTRSA; this is encoded by the coding sequence GTGAGACGATTTCTGAATCCCAAAGTTCATCCGCGCGCCCGGGAACTTTTCCGTTCGCATCTGGCCAACCGTTCCTTTGCCGCGCTGCTTTTTGAATATGTGTGCTTGCTCGCCCTGTTAAGCGTGATCGGCGCCGGCGTCGAGGCTCTGTTGCGGTCGCCGGCCGATCCTTCGGCCCTGATCCATCAGTCGTTGGCGCATTTCGCCTTTCTGGTCGGGGGTGAGGCTCCGGCTTCGGCTCAGGGCGCCCTGTGGGGCTTCCTTCGTCTGTTGCTGCACACGGTTCTGTTGGGCGGCCTGGTCTTCAAACTCCTGCTGACGCGGCAAGTGTTTGTTTTTCGCCACAAGGTTTCCATCTTTTATGATGCGCAGCAGCGCGCCTGGATGTTGGCCATTCGCCTGTACAACGCTTCAAGGTTGCAGGTCAGGGACGCCTCCTTCGCTGCCTACCTGCGTGTCCCCTTCGTGCGCGACGGCGAACAGCTTATCCGCAATCCGCCGCTCACCATCGCCACCCCGAAAAACAAGTGGCACTTCGCCCTGCCCTTCGTTCCCTACACGGTGAAATTAAGGCTGGAGGACACCGATGTGCTCTGCCATCCCGAGGGTCCGCAACTTGTCGCCATTCAGGGGACACAGGTGCGCCCGGAGAATTTCGATCCGGCGGGCGAGACGTTTCTGGTGCTGTGCGTTGAGGGGCGCTGTCCGCAAACCGGTCAGAACATTAGTGAATCCTTTTGGGCGCGCATGACGGATGCGCATGAGAAAAGCCGGCTCAGCTGGGGAAGGCCCGCGGGTGTGCAAACGACTCCCGGAAAAAAACCCAGAAGCACGGGGAGCAAGCCGAAAAGCTGGAAGGGCTGGCCCGAGTTCGAGAAAAACCGTCGCGGACAATGCCTCGGCTACGTGCTGGGCTACGGCTCCCTGGTTGATCCGGCGGACACCTGGCGCCTGCTTTGCGGGTTCGACCTGATGCATGAAAAACCCGTCTGGCATGAGCTATCCGGTTTTCGCCTGACCTGGAACGTGGCCATGGACAACAGCGCGGATCTATCCGATTACAAGTACTACGTTGAACCGGGTTCAGAGGTGCGGCCGGATGTCTGTATCACCTATCTCAATCTCGAACCCGATAAAGCGGCGACCACCTGTGGCCTTGCCGTTCCCGTGTGCGCGGCGCTGCTCGAACACCTGGATCAGCGCGAGCGAAACTATCAACGGACCGAGGTGGGGCGTATGGCGCGGCAAGGCGGCGCTGTGCCGATATGGGCTTACCTGGCAAAAGAAGAGAGCCGCGCGCGCTTTGAAAAGGCCGCCGCATGCGGCAAAGCGGTCATCGTGCAGAGTTACCGGGAGAAAGTGGAATCCGGTTATGCCGCTCATGGCGAACAGCGCCTCGCGCAATACCGCCAGGCGGCAAAACACTCCCTGCGCGTCCTTGATCTCGAACTGCGCCGCACCAGGTCGGCGTAG